One genomic window of Trichlorobacter lovleyi includes the following:
- a CDS encoding PHP domain-containing protein codes for MIDLHLHSSCSDGILTPEQLISAAQQSGLTTIALCDHDTVAGVEAAILAGNRLGMEVIPGVELSVCFKGYSDVHLLGYWIDIHTRELTEQLDRFAFRRANRNREIVAAVNQMLEQEAREPLTLDEVEALADGVMGRPHIARALLQRGYATGMEDAFARYLVPCDVPKTYWPMEDALATIQRIGGVAVLAHPTSITRDQQRLTELISELKGLGLDGIEIYNSLATEQETMFLQGLANRLHLIPTGGSDFHGIEEHDQIGKGRGGIHFSDALLPPLRRRAAERPAQAS; via the coding sequence ATGATTGATCTCCATCTGCATTCAAGCTGTTCTGACGGCATCCTGACTCCGGAACAGCTGATTTCTGCTGCACAACAATCCGGTCTCACCACAATTGCCTTGTGTGACCACGATACGGTTGCCGGGGTTGAGGCTGCTATTCTGGCCGGAAACAGGCTCGGCATGGAAGTCATTCCCGGGGTTGAACTATCTGTCTGTTTTAAAGGATATTCCGATGTTCATCTGCTGGGGTATTGGATTGATATTCATACCCGGGAATTGACAGAACAACTGGACAGATTTGCCTTTCGCAGAGCCAACCGCAACCGCGAAATCGTTGCGGCAGTCAATCAGATGCTGGAACAGGAGGCACGGGAACCGTTGACACTTGACGAGGTTGAGGCACTTGCTGACGGCGTCATGGGACGCCCGCATATTGCCCGTGCCCTGTTGCAACGTGGTTACGCAACCGGCATGGAAGACGCTTTTGCCCGTTATCTTGTCCCGTGCGACGTGCCCAAAACCTACTGGCCCATGGAGGATGCACTGGCAACGATTCAACGCATTGGCGGGGTTGCAGTACTGGCCCATCCAACCAGTATCACCCGCGATCAGCAACGTCTAACGGAGCTGATTTCTGAACTGAAAGGGCTTGGGCTGGATGGCATCGAAATCTACAACTCCCTGGCAACAGAGCAGGAGACCATGTTTCTACAGGGCTTGGCCAACCGTTTGCATCTGATCCCAACCGGAGGTTCTGATTTCCATGGTATCGAGGAGCACGATCAGATAGGAAAAGGGCGGGGAGGCATACACTTTTCCGATGCCCTGCTCCCGCCCTTACGCAGACGTGCTGCTGAACGACCAGCTCAAGCTAGCTGA
- a CDS encoding biotin--[acetyl-CoA-carboxylase] ligase: MPRRMIASELLKLLRAGGRGVVSGEQLSRELGVSRTAIWKQVSALRAAGYRIEAVPSQGYCLLAEPDLLDQQAIRAGLGSGCLLGRQLVCCSETASTNSDAFRLAEDGAEEGTVVLADRQLSGKGRLGRRWESPAGVNLYCSVVLRPELPPYEAPQLTFLSAVAVARAIQISTGLQPAIKWPNDLLLNGRKVAGLLNEMNAETDRVGFVILGIGVNLNMRADQFPPDLRSPATSLLLETGSAVARQLFAVNLLRELEREYLRFKQTGFGPVREDWTRYCNAFGREVRVDMGPHTLQGPFAGIDQDGALLMTLPDGRIERILSGDVTVI; the protein is encoded by the coding sequence ATGCCGCGCCGCATGATAGCGTCTGAGCTGCTGAAGCTGCTGCGGGCTGGCGGTCGTGGCGTTGTGTCGGGTGAACAACTGAGTCGTGAGCTGGGGGTCTCGCGTACGGCGATCTGGAAACAGGTTTCAGCGCTGAGGGCAGCCGGTTACCGGATAGAGGCAGTCCCCTCACAGGGATACTGCTTGCTTGCAGAGCCCGATCTGCTGGATCAACAGGCGATACGGGCCGGCCTGGGAAGTGGCTGCCTGTTGGGACGTCAGCTTGTCTGCTGTTCAGAAACCGCCTCTACCAACAGCGATGCCTTCCGCTTGGCAGAAGATGGGGCCGAGGAGGGGACGGTGGTGCTGGCAGACCGCCAGCTTTCCGGCAAAGGGCGCCTTGGCCGGCGCTGGGAATCGCCTGCCGGCGTTAACCTCTACTGTTCAGTGGTCTTGCGCCCTGAACTTCCGCCCTATGAGGCGCCGCAACTGACCTTTCTCTCTGCAGTGGCGGTTGCCCGTGCCATTCAGATAAGCACCGGGCTGCAGCCGGCCATTAAATGGCCCAATGACCTGTTGCTGAACGGTCGCAAGGTCGCCGGGTTACTGAACGAAATGAACGCCGAGACTGATCGGGTCGGATTTGTGATCCTGGGGATCGGGGTTAACCTGAATATGCGGGCAGATCAGTTTCCTCCCGATCTGCGTTCTCCAGCCACCTCACTGTTACTGGAAACCGGTTCAGCGGTTGCCCGCCAGCTCTTTGCCGTCAATTTGTTACGTGAACTTGAACGGGAATATCTCAGGTTTAAACAGACCGGTTTCGGGCCGGTGCGCGAGGACTGGACCCGCTATTGTAACGCCTTTGGACGCGAGGTGCGGGTGGACATGGGGCCACACACCCTGCAAGGACCTTTTGCCGGTATTGATCAAGACGGTGCCTTGCTGATGACGTTGCCGGATGGACGGATTGAGCGGATACTGAGTGGTGATGTGACGGTTATCTGA
- the fusA gene encoding elongation factor G, with product MGTYPTEKIRNLGIVAHGGAGKTSLAEAILFNTGMIDRLGRVDDGTATMDFEPEETKRKISISSAFDHCEWNGHSIHFVDTPGYGDFIGDTRACMRALDCAVVILSAISGVKVQTEEVWEWANEFEIPRIAFVNKMDKERANFLRAIDDMEKSLKARGVAIQMPIGAEDSFEGVVDLIRMKACKYAKDGSGGCQEIDIPAEYLAEAQRLREHMVEIVAEAYDALTEKYLEAGELSEEEILDGLRVGTMRNTFTPVLCGSATLNVGVRQLLGAVCDFLPSPLDRTKAVGTNPKNNDLVERGPDEKEPFSALVFKTTSDPYTGKITIFRIYSGTLNSDSTIYNASKGVEERIGQIYELEGKKQKPLKQAFAGDIVAVAKLKETVTGDTLCDPANPVVYEPAKQLLPVISYAIEPKTKADEDKIHNALHRLIEEEPTLESHRDPQTKEFIISGLGQVHLDVIVEKLKRKFNVDVVLKTPKVPYFETIRGTAKVQGKYKKQSGGRGQYGDCWIEMGPTGRGDGYIFEDKVVGGVVPRQYIPAVDKGIQEAALEGFLAGYPVVDFKVALYDGSFHTVDSSEMAFKVAGSLAFKKAMEQCKPVLLEPIVNLSVTVPDENMGDVIGDLNSRRGKVVGVEPKANSQTIKAVVPMSEVLAYSNDLKSMTSDRGLFSTEFSHYEEVPTHMAQKVIAEAQAAKKD from the coding sequence ATGGGGACGTATCCAACGGAGAAGATTCGTAATCTGGGCATTGTGGCACACGGTGGAGCCGGTAAGACCTCGCTGGCTGAGGCGATCCTGTTCAATACCGGCATGATCGACCGCTTGGGGCGGGTTGATGACGGTACCGCCACCATGGATTTTGAGCCGGAAGAGACCAAACGCAAGATTTCAATCTCGTCGGCCTTTGACCACTGCGAGTGGAATGGCCATTCGATTCACTTTGTTGATACTCCCGGTTACGGTGACTTTATTGGTGATACCCGTGCCTGTATGCGTGCATTGGATTGTGCTGTGGTAATCCTTTCAGCCATTTCAGGGGTTAAGGTCCAAACGGAAGAGGTCTGGGAATGGGCGAACGAGTTTGAGATCCCCCGCATCGCCTTTGTCAACAAGATGGACAAGGAACGGGCCAACTTCCTGCGGGCTATCGACGATATGGAGAAGAGCCTCAAGGCGCGCGGTGTGGCAATCCAGATGCCGATCGGTGCAGAGGATTCCTTTGAAGGGGTGGTTGACCTGATCAGGATGAAGGCCTGCAAGTATGCCAAGGATGGCTCCGGCGGCTGCCAGGAGATCGATATTCCGGCTGAGTATCTTGCTGAGGCCCAACGCCTGCGGGAGCATATGGTTGAGATCGTGGCTGAGGCCTACGATGCACTGACAGAAAAATATCTGGAGGCCGGCGAGCTGAGTGAAGAAGAGATCCTTGACGGCCTGCGGGTCGGTACTATGCGTAACACCTTCACCCCGGTATTGTGCGGCTCTGCCACCCTGAATGTGGGAGTGCGGCAGCTGTTGGGCGCCGTCTGCGATTTCCTGCCTTCTCCTCTGGATCGGACCAAGGCGGTTGGTACCAATCCTAAAAACAATGACCTGGTGGAACGCGGGCCGGATGAAAAAGAGCCGTTTTCTGCACTGGTGTTCAAGACCACTTCCGACCCCTATACCGGCAAGATAACCATCTTCAGGATCTATTCCGGCACCCTTAACTCCGACTCTACCATCTATAATGCCAGTAAAGGGGTGGAGGAGCGGATCGGTCAGATCTATGAGCTGGAGGGCAAAAAACAGAAACCGCTCAAGCAGGCCTTTGCCGGCGATATTGTGGCGGTTGCAAAATTGAAGGAAACCGTGACCGGTGACACCTTGTGCGATCCGGCTAATCCGGTTGTTTATGAGCCTGCCAAGCAGCTGTTGCCGGTGATCTCCTATGCCATTGAGCCGAAAACAAAGGCCGATGAAGACAAAATCCATAATGCCCTGCACCGGCTGATAGAGGAGGAACCAACCCTGGAATCCCATCGTGATCCCCAGACCAAGGAGTTTATTATCTCAGGTCTTGGCCAGGTGCATCTGGATGTGATTGTTGAAAAACTGAAGCGCAAGTTCAACGTGGATGTGGTGCTGAAGACCCCCAAGGTCCCCTACTTTGAAACCATCCGCGGGACTGCCAAGGTACAGGGTAAGTACAAGAAACAATCGGGCGGCCGCGGTCAGTATGGTGACTGCTGGATCGAAATGGGCCCCACCGGGCGTGGCGATGGTTACATCTTTGAAGACAAGGTCGTGGGTGGCGTGGTTCCCCGTCAGTACATTCCTGCCGTTGATAAAGGGATCCAGGAGGCCGCGCTTGAGGGCTTCCTGGCAGGCTACCCGGTGGTGGACTTCAAGGTTGCGCTGTATGATGGCTCCTTCCATACGGTTGATTCGTCCGAGATGGCCTTCAAGGTTGCCGGTTCGCTGGCCTTTAAAAAGGCGATGGAGCAGTGTAAACCGGTGCTGCTGGAGCCGATTGTCAATCTGTCGGTAACGGTGCCTGACGAAAACATGGGGGACGTGATTGGTGACCTCAACTCCCGCCGCGGTAAGGTGGTTGGGGTTGAACCTAAAGCAAATTCTCAGACAATCAAGGCTGTGGTCCCGATGTCAGAGGTGTTGGCCTACTCCAATGACCTCAAGTCAATGACCAGTGACCGTGGTCTGTTCAGTACCGAGTTCTCGCATTATGAAGAAGTGCCGACCCATATGGCGCAAAAGGTTATTGCTGAGGCGCAGGCGGCAAAGAAGGATTAA
- a CDS encoding endonuclease III domain-containing protein: MDDNQIHRVMAVVAEECGQWETPSVTVISEQHRSAFHVLVSCIISLRTKDAVTAAASARLFERAASPQEMICLEPSEIADLIYPAGFYRTKAEQIHAICRTLLAEFNGKVPDNLDQLLSFKGVGRKTANLVMTLGHDKQGICVDIHVHRITNRWGYVASSSPDQTEQLLREKLPAEYWKKINDLLVCYGQNLCYPVAPACSRCRLTDCCSRVGVQRSR, translated from the coding sequence ATGGATGACAATCAGATCCACCGCGTTATGGCTGTTGTGGCAGAGGAGTGCGGGCAATGGGAAACTCCTTCGGTAACCGTTATTTCCGAACAGCACCGTTCAGCCTTTCATGTTCTGGTCTCCTGTATTATCTCACTGCGTACCAAGGATGCCGTTACAGCCGCTGCCTCGGCCCGTCTGTTTGAACGGGCTGCTTCACCTCAAGAAATGATCTGTCTTGAACCTTCTGAAATAGCTGATCTGATCTATCCTGCAGGATTCTATCGTACAAAGGCTGAACAGATTCATGCGATCTGCAGAACGTTACTTGCAGAGTTTAATGGCAAGGTACCGGACAATCTTGATCAGCTGCTCAGTTTCAAGGGGGTCGGGCGTAAAACTGCAAATCTGGTGATGACCCTTGGCCATGACAAGCAGGGGATCTGCGTTGATATCCATGTGCACCGGATCACAAACCGCTGGGGGTATGTTGCTAGCAGCTCTCCTGATCAGACAGAACAGCTCCTGCGTGAAAAGCTGCCTGCGGAGTATTGGAAAAAAATCAACGATCTTTTGGTCTGCTATGGTCAGAACCTGTGTTACCCCGTTGCTCCTGCCTGCTCTCGATGCCGTCTGACGGACTGCTGCAGCAGGGTGGGGGTACAACGAAGCCGCTAG
- a CDS encoding type III pantothenate kinase — MLLVIDVGNSNIVLGIYDGELLVRHWRISTDKSRTSDEYGVMLNSLFSLAALSFSQVKAIIISSVVPPLTGVLESLCRDFFALPPYVVGPGIKTGMQIQYDNPREVGADRIVNAVAGFEKHRCPLIIVDFGTATTFDYVNARGEYCGGAIAPGLAISLEALFQRASKLPRVDICRPPHAIAKNTVNSMQAGIFYGYVGLVDGIVERIKQESRDQPRVLATGGLAALIAPESKTIDEVDEFLTLEGLRILYERNR; from the coding sequence TTGCTCCTCGTTATAGATGTTGGCAACAGCAATATTGTACTGGGTATCTACGACGGTGAACTGCTGGTGCGCCACTGGCGCATCTCAACCGACAAATCCCGTACTTCTGATGAATACGGGGTCATGCTGAACAGTCTTTTCTCGCTGGCAGCCCTGTCCTTCTCGCAGGTTAAGGCAATTATCATCTCTTCGGTGGTCCCGCCTCTTACCGGCGTGCTTGAATCACTCTGCCGCGATTTCTTTGCACTGCCACCCTATGTGGTCGGTCCCGGTATCAAGACCGGCATGCAGATCCAGTATGATAATCCCCGGGAGGTCGGGGCAGACCGGATTGTCAATGCGGTGGCCGGTTTTGAAAAGCACCGCTGCCCGCTGATTATTGTCGATTTTGGCACTGCCACCACCTTTGATTATGTCAACGCCAGGGGAGAATACTGCGGTGGTGCCATTGCTCCCGGCCTGGCCATCTCGCTTGAGGCCCTGTTCCAGCGTGCCAGCAAACTGCCGCGGGTGGATATTTGCCGTCCCCCCCACGCCATAGCCAAAAATACGGTCAACTCAATGCAGGCCGGCATTTTTTACGGGTATGTGGGGTTGGTGGATGGTATCGTTGAGCGGATCAAGCAGGAGAGCCGGGATCAGCCACGGGTACTCGCGACTGGCGGCCTGGCAGCCCTGATCGCACCTGAATCAAAGACCATTGATGAAGTTGATGAATTTCTTACTCTGGAGGGATTGAGGATTTTGTACGAACGGAACCGGTAG
- a CDS encoding cytidylate kinase family protein, whose translation MPIITISREMGTGAYGVAKELAKKLKYTLVDGPKLAACAAEYGLSLELLQAVDEKPPSYNTVEDRARAASLNSIELILLDLARKGNVILYGRGGQDLLQGCGNVLRLRFVADFEERVERFAEREWIDPDLAQELIRRSDHQRGGFIHFYFDRDWNDPLGYDLTFNTSRLSPGAIIDIIVAAVKDPQLKEADSWSADEIENTILVKKIETALLRSEELEYRPFRIEVEDGQVTLSGYIGSEQEKKAALKVAAAIKGVESVVDNLHVVNYREYKEKC comes from the coding sequence ATGCCGATAATTACAATTTCCCGCGAAATGGGAACCGGTGCTTATGGTGTAGCCAAAGAGCTGGCAAAAAAACTGAAGTATACATTGGTGGATGGTCCCAAGCTTGCCGCTTGTGCCGCTGAATATGGACTCAGCCTGGAGCTGCTGCAGGCGGTGGATGAAAAGCCGCCTTCATACAACACCGTAGAGGACCGGGCTCGTGCTGCTTCCTTAAATTCCATTGAGCTTATTCTGCTCGACCTTGCCAGAAAGGGTAACGTTATACTCTATGGCCGCGGTGGCCAGGATCTGCTGCAGGGGTGCGGCAATGTCCTTCGCTTGCGGTTTGTTGCTGATTTTGAAGAGCGGGTTGAACGCTTTGCCGAGCGGGAGTGGATTGACCCTGATCTTGCGCAGGAGCTGATCCGGCGTAGCGATCATCAACGGGGCGGTTTTATCCACTTCTATTTTGATCGTGACTGGAATGATCCTCTGGGGTATGACCTGACCTTCAACACCTCCCGGCTTTCTCCTGGGGCTATTATTGATATCATCGTGGCCGCAGTGAAGGACCCGCAGTTGAAAGAGGCTGACTCCTGGTCTGCCGATGAAATAGAAAACACCATTCTGGTGAAAAAGATAGAAACCGCCCTGCTGCGTTCCGAAGAGCTTGAGTATCGTCCGTTCCGGATTGAGGTGGAAGATGGGCAGGTAACCCTGTCCGGTTATATCGGTTCAGAGCAGGAAAAAAAGGCTGCACTGAAGGTGGCTGCAGCCATCAAAGGCGTTGAGAGTGTGGTTGATAACCTGCATGTGGTCAACTACAGGGAGTACAAGGAAAAATGCTGA
- a CDS encoding SPOR domain-containing protein yields MDFKFNSETTEDETPAQPQEKGRQTGLLVLLLLLLGGFGYLYFFTGLIRPQEQPPAPQPPPQVVKQALPARDAAPAETEKAAEQKGQVSPPPAAPAASAVPAAKPVPKPADSKVAAAPAAKPEEKKPAPVKPVAKPEPAKGVSPPATKKPEPVKPATPVKQAEKAAVTVKNVPPKTAEPVRKAVAAPKKSGPWTVVAGLYVVEETLAADLSKVKKAGLTPLMTSGPRRPVSMHRLFYNEYNDKGQARQAVEMLRSKAGDGFSIQRGDKHEVYAGSYAVQSGALSEQQRLAATGIKVTIKKSQVPLASRKLTAGTFTDRKAAEEALKKLKGAGIATPVLE; encoded by the coding sequence ATGGACTTTAAGTTTAATAGTGAGACGACCGAGGACGAAACACCGGCCCAGCCTCAGGAGAAAGGTCGTCAGACCGGTCTGCTGGTGCTGCTGCTGCTGTTGCTGGGGGGATTCGGATACCTCTATTTCTTTACCGGCCTGATCCGGCCCCAGGAACAGCCGCCAGCTCCTCAGCCTCCGCCTCAGGTGGTCAAGCAGGCGCTACCGGCCCGCGATGCAGCGCCTGCTGAAACAGAAAAAGCTGCTGAACAAAAAGGACAGGTGTCGCCGCCACCCGCAGCTCCGGCAGCGTCTGCCGTACCTGCGGCAAAGCCTGTACCGAAGCCGGCTGATTCCAAGGTCGCTGCAGCACCTGCTGCCAAACCGGAGGAAAAGAAACCAGCTCCTGTAAAGCCGGTTGCGAAGCCTGAACCGGCAAAGGGCGTGTCACCCCCGGCAACAAAGAAGCCGGAGCCTGTAAAACCCGCTACACCGGTCAAACAAGCTGAGAAGGCGGCGGTAACGGTAAAGAACGTTCCCCCAAAGACGGCTGAGCCTGTCAGGAAGGCCGTTGCCGCTCCGAAGAAGAGTGGTCCCTGGACGGTTGTGGCTGGACTCTATGTGGTTGAGGAAACCCTTGCTGCCGATCTGTCAAAGGTGAAAAAGGCCGGTCTGACACCGCTGATGACCAGTGGCCCCCGGCGTCCGGTTTCCATGCACCGTCTCTTTTACAATGAGTATAACGACAAGGGACAGGCCCGTCAGGCAGTGGAAATGTTGCGAAGCAAAGCTGGTGACGGTTTTTCAATACAACGCGGCGATAAGCATGAGGTCTATGCCGGTTCCTATGCTGTACAGAGTGGCGCCCTGTCTGAACAGCAGCGTCTTGCTGCAACAGGGATCAAGGTGACGATCAAAAAGAGCCAGGTGCCTCTTGCCTCCCGCAAGCTGACAGCAGGCACCTTCACTGACCGCAAGGCCGCTGAAGAGGCCCTGAAGAAGTTGAAGGGTGCCGGTATAGCGACGCCGGTACTTGAGTAA
- a CDS encoding methyltransferase family protein, with product MPDSLDFVLRLTVFCITHSLLAAPRIKDRIQHFVGRPLPGYRLTYNLFSFLLFGWVMLAWQSTSVIYVLPGVWSLVLHGLQFIILWAGLVCLRQTGLAGFLGTDLAGLRERPTLITTGCYAVVRHPLYLLGILFLLANPVITTRWIVLTLFSIPYFIFGALLEERRMIRLFGTAYCQYQRDVPFILPRFNRQISAD from the coding sequence GTGCCGGACAGCCTGGACTTCGTGCTACGCCTTACCGTTTTCTGCATCACTCACTCACTGCTGGCGGCACCGCGGATCAAAGACCGCATACAGCATTTTGTAGGACGCCCCCTGCCCGGGTATCGCCTTACCTACAACCTGTTTTCGTTTCTACTCTTCGGCTGGGTTATGTTGGCCTGGCAATCAACCAGTGTCATCTATGTCCTGCCAGGTGTCTGGAGCCTCGTTTTGCATGGGCTGCAGTTTATCATACTCTGGGCAGGCCTGGTCTGCCTTCGTCAGACCGGCCTGGCAGGCTTTCTGGGAACCGACCTCGCTGGCCTGCGTGAGCGTCCTACGCTGATAACCACCGGTTGCTATGCAGTGGTCAGGCATCCGCTCTATCTGCTTGGCATACTGTTTTTGCTGGCAAACCCGGTCATTACAACCCGTTGGATCGTCCTGACCCTGTTCAGCATCCCCTACTTCATCTTTGGTGCGCTGCTTGAAGAACGCAGGATGATTCGTCTGTTTGGTACTGCCTATTGCCAGTACCAGCGCGACGTCCCGTTCATCCTTCCTCGCTTTAACCGGCAAATCAGCGCAGACTGA
- a CDS encoding MgtC/SapB family protein, producing the protein MILSSFEMQLLIRLLLATLLGGLIGLERELHGRPAGFRTHLMVALGAALYMGVSLHFYQVYGGLSGSLAVRVDPGRVAAQIVVGIGFLGAGAIIRENASVRGLTTAACLWVAAAIGTACGAGMLLIAVVVTAISLVSLLVLKRVEEGLSRDIYQQVTVVSEYREGQSERIAQVVRDCGSDLMESGVERNVEAGTVTFEFRVRVISGIATCKLVDVLSLVEGVKLVSLR; encoded by the coding sequence ATGATTCTCTCCTCATTTGAGATGCAGTTGCTTATACGCCTGTTGCTGGCAACCCTGCTGGGCGGCTTGATCGGTCTTGAACGGGAACTCCATGGCCGGCCGGCCGGTTTTCGCACACATTTGATGGTGGCGTTGGGAGCTGCCCTCTATATGGGGGTCTCTTTGCATTTCTATCAGGTCTATGGTGGTCTTTCGGGGAGCCTGGCGGTACGGGTGGACCCTGGCCGTGTTGCTGCACAGATTGTCGTCGGGATCGGTTTTTTGGGTGCAGGCGCGATAATTCGCGAGAACGCCTCTGTACGTGGCCTGACAACTGCGGCCTGCCTCTGGGTTGCAGCCGCCATCGGTACGGCCTGTGGCGCCGGAATGCTGTTGATTGCAGTTGTGGTAACCGCCATTTCTCTCGTCAGTCTGCTTGTTTTAAAGCGGGTCGAGGAGGGGTTGAGCCGGGATATTTACCAGCAGGTGACGGTAGTGAGCGAATACCGCGAGGGCCAGTCGGAGCGGATTGCCCAGGTGGTGCGGGATTGCGGCTCTGATCTGATGGAGAGTGGCGTTGAGCGGAATGTCGAAGCAGGCACGGTGACGTTTGAATTCCGCGTCAGGGTGATCAGCGGGATTGCTACCTGCAAACTGGTTGATGTCCTGTCGCTTGTTGAAGGGGTAAAACTGGTCAGTCTGCGCTGA
- a CDS encoding NAD(P)-dependent oxidoreductase gives MLRKIGFIGLGTVGRHMAANLVRGGYDLTVFDTDSAKIDELVAVGATGAATAAEAARGRELVISIVSEGDEQGPLFCGETGIMAGIEPGTIFADMGTTSLETTLKMAEETTKKRCFYLDAPVWGNKDHAANGLLTIIVGGDPAIIGKCREPFSIFGLNTITVGEVGDATKMKFIVNMVQGTLVQVLAEGLVFGEKMGFSADKILEVLDTRGVASPIFHLKGRAMSRNEFARSLAMKYVNDGMHLVLNAARLVGLHLPAAEAASKMYEKGVEAGYGEEDFSAVIKVLRK, from the coding sequence ATGTTGCGAAAGATCGGTTTTATCGGCTTGGGAACAGTGGGACGGCATATGGCAGCCAACCTAGTCAGGGGGGGCTATGATCTTACCGTCTTTGATACCGATTCGGCAAAGATTGACGAGTTAGTGGCTGTCGGAGCAACCGGCGCGGCAACAGCTGCAGAGGCAGCCCGTGGTCGTGAACTGGTGATCTCGATTGTCTCCGAGGGAGATGAGCAGGGGCCCCTGTTCTGCGGTGAGACCGGTATTATGGCCGGCATTGAGCCTGGCACCATTTTTGCCGACATGGGAACTACCTCCCTTGAGACGACCCTCAAAATGGCGGAAGAGACGACTAAAAAGCGTTGTTTCTACCTTGATGCCCCGGTCTGGGGTAATAAGGATCACGCTGCAAACGGGCTCCTGACCATTATCGTCGGCGGTGACCCGGCGATTATCGGCAAGTGCCGCGAACCGTTCAGCATCTTTGGTCTGAATACCATTACCGTTGGCGAAGTCGGTGATGCCACCAAGATGAAATTTATTGTCAATATGGTGCAGGGAACCCTGGTGCAGGTGCTTGCCGAAGGGCTGGTCTTTGGTGAAAAGATGGGGTTCAGTGCTGACAAGATCCTTGAGGTGCTGGATACCCGCGGAGTTGCTTCGCCGATCTTCCATCTTAAAGGACGAGCCATGTCCCGCAATGAGTTTGCTCGCAGTCTGGCGATGAAGTATGTGAATGACGGCATGCATCTTGTACTGAACGCCGCACGTCTGGTCGGTCTGCATCTGCCTGCTGCTGAGGCGGCCAGCAAGATGTATGAGAAAGGTGTTGAAGCTGGCTATGGTGAAGAGGATTTCTCGGCTGTTATCAAGGTCCTAAGAAAATAG